In Spirochaeta thermophila DSM 6578, the DNA window CCTCCTGGTTACCTTCTTCCCGCCGCTCACCACCACCCTCCCTGGAATCTTCATGCCATGACGCCTTCCCTGTCACATGAGAAAGCTTCTGCTTCCACGTTCCCGGCCCACCCTCGGGTGAGGCCGGGTTTCTCTCACAATCGCCAATCCCTCAAACCGGCCTCCACCTCATACGTGCTCTCCGTAGGTGGAATCCGTCGATACGACGAGATCCGACACAAAGGCCCCAAGAGCACCGGGAACTCGGGGAAGCTGCCGGTAGTCCGCCCCACCCTTCCGCGCGAGCTCGGCCATCCTCCCCTCCCCCATCCCCGCATCCACACACACCACACGCACCCCCTTCCCCACCAGGGCCCGCACAATCCCCACCGCCTCGCTGAAGCTGTCCGCCCCGTCCCGCAGGGGCACGTTGCTCTCACCATCAGAGATGAGCACCACCGTGGCGCGGGTCCCCGGTGACCGGAGCCCCTCCGCCTCCACCAAGCGGGCCGCCTCGAGAAGCCCTGCGGGAAGCGGCGTGGCATCCCCCACCGGCATCCGGGCGAGCCGTACCTTCCCGAGCTCCCTGCTCACCGTGGGAGGCAGCACCACCTCTGCCCCCTCCCCCCTGAACGCCACCACCGCCACCCTGCAGCGCAGCAGGTAGGCTCGCTCCAGCATCCAGAGCGCCGCCCCCTTCGCCACCCGCATCCGCTCGCCCCACCCCATCGACGCCGACGCATCCACCACCAGCACTACCACATCCAACGCACCCCTGCGCCGCACCCACCGCCGCAGGTGCCCCCTCCTCACCCCCGGCACCAACCTCCCCTCCCTCCTCCGAACCCCCTCGCCCGCCGCCGCCACCAGGCTCGTCCCCACCGCCACATCCCGCACCGCCTCCCCCTCCCCGAACGGACGCACCCCCACCGCCCGCCCCCGCTCATACTCCACCTCACGCCTCCACACCCCCCGGCCCACATCCCGCATCCCTCCCTCGAAGTCCAGCTCCCCGATCTCCACCACTACCGGTTCGTGGACCACCTCGTCAGTTTTTTTTTAACGAACTCGAACATGAGCGACCCTGCCGCCGCCGCCCCCGGCACCATCGCATCCTCAGGCTCCACCACCACCTCTCCCTCCTCCCGACCCTCATCCACACGCCCGTCCACCGCCGCATCGATCCTCCTCAGCACCCGCTCCTCACTCTCACCCGACCCCACCTTCACCCGGTGGAACAACGCATACCGCGCCACCGCCCTCACCAGCGAGGCATCCACCTCCTCCTGCTCGAGAAACGAGGCGAGCGCGCGGGCGGCCCTCACCATCACCAGCTCCGCCCGATGTCCCCGCGCCCCGAGCTCCGCCGCAATCCTCACCGCCTCCCGGTAGGTCTCCTCGGCCACCCTCACCCTCCCGAGACGCTCTCTCGCCGCCTTCACCTGCGAGGCCAGCACCTCCTCCTCTTCCTGCCATGCCCTGCAAAACCCCGCGGGATCCGTCTCGAACGCCAGCCTCCGCCGCACCACCTCGGCCCTCAAGTCCGGATCCTCCAGATGCCGCACCGGCACCGCAAGCCCGAACCGGTCGAGAAACTGCGGCCTCAGATCCCCCTCCTCGGGGTTCATCGACCCCACCAGCAGGAACCGCGCCGGATGCTCATAGGAGATCCCCTCCCGCTCCACGCGGTTGACCCCCGTTGCCGCCACATCGAGGAGCAGATCCACCAGGTGG includes these proteins:
- a CDS encoding VWA domain-containing protein, which translates into the protein MVHEPVVVEIGELDFEGGMRDVGRGVWRREVEYERGRAVGVRPFGEGEAVRDVAVGTSLVAAAGEGVRRREGRLVPGVRRGHLRRWVRRRGALDVVVLVVDASASMGWGERMRVAKGAALWMLERAYLLRCRVAVVAFRGEGAEVVLPPTVSRELGKVRLARMPVGDATPLPAGLLEAARLVEAEGLRSPGTRATVVLISDGESNVPLRDGADSFSEAVGIVRALVGKGVRVVCVDAGMGEGRMAELARKGGADYRQLPRVPGALGAFVSDLVVSTDSTYGEHV
- a CDS encoding ATP-binding protein; amino-acid sequence: MIDRVFPFSAIVGQEEAKQALLLGVIDPGIGGVLLSGEKGTGKTTLVRALASLVPGMPLVELPLNTTEDRLVGSLNVEKALSEGVREFEPGLLAAAHRGILYVDEVNLLEHHLVDLLLDVAATGVNRVEREGISYEHPARFLLVGSMNPEEGDLRPQFLDRFGLAVPVRHLEDPDLRAEVVRRRLAFETDPAGFCRAWQEEEEVLASQVKAARERLGRVRVAEETYREAVRIAAELGARGHRAELVMVRAARALASFLEQEEVDASLVRAVARYALFHRVKVGSGESEERVLRRIDAAVDGRVDEGREEGEVVVEPEDAMVPGAAAAGSLMFEFVKKKLTRWSTNR